From Xylanibacter oryzae DSM 17970, a single genomic window includes:
- a CDS encoding alpha/beta hydrolase has product MILLVICTLSADAKDKDVIESNIWQGTNENSRVKMIAYLPSSGHANAAVIICPGGSYFWLDHTGEGTMVAKWLQSQGIAAFILRYRTGGVPAFAFHTRLLIRGNRYPDMIMDVQRAIELLRVYSGKYRIDAHCIGVMGFSAGGHLGMMAAIYSHTDFLCHKGIYTNVSLRPDFVAAIYPVVTMSGLSVHKRSRRGLLSEWREHSKTMQDSLSVERHIPSDCPPIFIVNCKDDPVVDYHNSMLLDSALTVKGISHKYIQYRTGGHGFGMNPAKGSVECREWKNEFIKWFQNIFDNGK; this is encoded by the coding sequence ATGATACTGCTTGTCATTTGCACGTTAAGTGCAGATGCAAAGGATAAAGACGTAATAGAGTCTAATATCTGGCAAGGCACCAACGAGAATAGTCGTGTCAAGATGATAGCCTATCTGCCATCCTCAGGTCATGCCAATGCAGCTGTAATAATATGTCCCGGAGGTAGTTATTTCTGGCTCGACCATACAGGCGAGGGCACAATGGTGGCTAAATGGTTGCAGAGCCAAGGCATTGCTGCATTCATATTGAGATACCGCACAGGTGGGGTACCGGCCTTCGCCTTCCATACCCGGTTGTTGATAAGAGGCAATCGCTATCCTGACATGATAATGGATGTGCAGCGCGCCATAGAATTGCTCAGGGTATACTCCGGCAAATATAGGATAGATGCTCATTGCATTGGTGTGATGGGTTTCTCGGCAGGTGGTCATCTTGGTATGATGGCTGCTATCTATTCGCATACCGACTTCTTATGTCATAAAGGTATCTATACCAATGTATCACTCAGACCTGATTTTGTGGCCGCCATCTATCCGGTAGTCACTATGTCCGGACTGTCAGTGCATAAGCGTTCACGGCGTGGACTGCTTAGCGAATGGCGTGAACATAGCAAGACCATGCAAGATTCCCTGTCGGTAGAGCGCCATATACCGTCAGACTGTCCACCTATATTCATCGTCAACTGCAAAGACGACCCCGTGGTCGACTATCATAACTCCATGCTTCTTGATTCTGCCCTTACTGTAAAAGGCATATCACATAAGTATATACAGTACCGTACAGGAGGTCACGGCTTTGGTATGAACCCCGCAAAAGGGAGTGTCGAGTGCCGAGAGTGGAAAAATGAATTTATAAAATGGTTTCAAAACATATTTGATAATGGAAAATGA
- a CDS encoding phytoene desaturase family protein, whose protein sequence is MNNNIIIIGGGLGALFTGAFLAKNGFRVTIMEKNHIIGGGLQCFKRRGELFETGMHVLGGFQRGGSLNKICTYLGIMDKLSIRELDGDAIDSIRYLSDNVTYYIPKGRERFVEYFADLFPHERDNIRLYVDQLYSLANEVDLFYLRKSSDSIFSHSDNFMCPADQLISHYIKDPKLQDVLAYMNPMYGGVAHHTPAYIHALINVLYIDGASRFNGGSQQLADALSQIIIDGGGQILVDHQVAHIQVFDKNIQYIETTQGEKFTADTYISDIHPCTLTGLMSAGAFPRSYISRLTDIPNTYSAFTVYIIFKDGTFPYINHTCYYQEDYGMVWKHDEYDADRWPRGFMYITPSTIDQGPYANKMIVNSIMDFSVVLPWADTLTGHRGKEYEEWKEAHKNMVIDRLETLHPGIKDMIEYSFASSPLTIRDYYGVKNGSLYGFRKDSSNILLSQVPIYTKVKNLLLTGQNINLHGICGVPLTAVQTAEALIGQGVLLDKINSAYVE, encoded by the coding sequence ATGAACAATAATATAATTATCATAGGCGGTGGTTTGGGTGCACTCTTCACGGGAGCTTTTCTTGCGAAGAACGGCTTTCGTGTCACCATCATGGAGAAAAACCATATTATTGGTGGCGGATTGCAATGCTTTAAACGGCGTGGCGAACTATTTGAGACAGGCATGCATGTACTGGGAGGTTTTCAACGAGGAGGTTCGCTCAACAAGATATGCACCTACCTTGGTATAATGGATAAGTTGTCTATAAGAGAACTTGACGGTGATGCTATCGATTCTATACGCTATCTGTCAGATAATGTAACATATTATATACCTAAGGGGCGTGAGCGGTTTGTCGAATATTTTGCAGACTTGTTTCCGCATGAGCGTGATAACATCAGACTGTATGTAGACCAACTTTATAGTCTGGCAAACGAGGTAGACTTGTTTTATCTGCGTAAGTCATCCGATTCTATCTTCTCTCACAGTGACAATTTCATGTGCCCTGCCGATCAACTGATATCGCATTATATCAAAGATCCCAAACTACAGGATGTACTTGCATATATGAATCCTATGTATGGCGGTGTGGCCCATCATACCCCCGCATACATCCATGCACTCATCAATGTACTGTATATCGACGGTGCAAGCCGGTTCAATGGCGGCAGTCAGCAACTGGCAGATGCCCTGTCTCAGATCATCATTGACGGAGGCGGACAAATCCTCGTCGACCATCAAGTAGCACACATACAAGTCTTTGACAAAAATATCCAATATATAGAGACAACCCAAGGCGAAAAATTCACCGCCGATACATATATCAGCGACATACACCCATGCACCCTTACAGGCCTTATGAGTGCCGGAGCATTTCCCCGTTCATATATAAGTCGCCTTACCGATATTCCCAATACATATTCAGCTTTTACGGTATATATAATATTCAAAGATGGAACTTTCCCATACATTAACCACACATGTTATTATCAGGAAGACTACGGTATGGTGTGGAAACACGATGAGTATGACGCCGACCGTTGGCCCAGAGGATTCATGTATATCACCCCGTCTACGATAGACCAAGGTCCATATGCAAACAAGATGATAGTCAACAGCATAATGGATTTCAGTGTCGTACTACCTTGGGCAGATACCCTTACAGGTCATAGAGGCAAAGAATATGAAGAGTGGAAAGAGGCACACAAAAATATGGTTATTGACCGCCTTGAGACATTGCATCCCGGCATTAAGGATATGATAGAATATTCTTTTGCGTCGTCCCCACTCACCATACGCGACTACTATGGAGTGAAAAACGGTTCACTGTATGGATTTCGTAAAGACAGTTCAAACATCTTGCTGTCTCAGGTACCGATATATACCAAAGTGAAAAACCTGTTGCTCACAGGTCAGAATATCAATCTGCACGGTATATGCGGAGTACCCCTCACAGCTGTTCAGACAGCCGAGGCTCTGATAGGGCAGGGCGTTTTGTTGGATAAGATAAATTCAGCTTATGTGGAATAA
- a CDS encoding glycosyltransferase family 2 protein has translation MKPYDDIIKNMREEKICVIVPTYNNAGTIIEILERILLYSSDVIVIDDGSTDNTETLLKSAMLPIMLISHQYNQGKGIALRDGLIEAKEYGYRYAITIDSDGQHYPEDIPLFLDAITKNPDTLIVGNRNLKNENLSSGSSFANKFSNFWFMIQTGLNLPDTQTGYRLYPLSMMRGLNYITSRYEAELELLVFSAWHGIKLQPLDIRVYYPPSGERVSHFRPVTDFVRISILNIVLCFLAVVYGLPMRIIRRLIG, from the coding sequence ATGAAGCCATACGATGATATAATAAAGAATATGCGTGAAGAGAAAATCTGTGTCATAGTACCTACATATAATAATGCCGGTACTATAATAGAGATCCTTGAACGTATTCTTTTGTATTCATCAGATGTTATTGTCATTGATGACGGAAGCACCGACAATACAGAAACTCTTTTGAAGTCGGCTATGCTGCCCATAATGCTCATTAGTCATCAGTACAATCAAGGTAAGGGTATTGCATTGAGAGACGGTCTCATAGAAGCCAAGGAATATGGCTATCGTTATGCTATAACCATAGACTCAGATGGACAGCATTATCCTGAAGATATACCATTATTTCTTGATGCCATAACTAAAAATCCTGATACACTTATTGTCGGCAACAGAAATCTAAAAAATGAGAATCTCTCAAGCGGCAGTTCATTTGCAAACAAGTTCTCTAATTTCTGGTTCATGATACAAACAGGATTGAACTTGCCGGATACACAGACAGGTTATAGACTGTATCCCTTGAGTATGATGAGAGGGCTAAATTATATTACATCACGATATGAAGCCGAACTTGAGTTACTGGTCTTTTCGGCCTGGCATGGCATCAAGCTCCAACCACTTGATATAAGAGTATATTACCCACCTTCAGGAGAGCGCGTTTCGCATTTCCGGCCGGTCACAGATTTTGTCAGAATCAGTATATTGAATATCGTGTTATGTTTTCTTGCCGTAGTTTACGGTTTACCAATGAGAATAATTAGGAGGTTAATAGGTTAA
- a CDS encoding EamA family transporter — protein MWRIIPLSIIQSILLSGGQVLLKFALAKMGHFGWNWNFFIRLLTNWEFLGCGILYGGASLLWMYILKHFPFSMAYPMISLSYVFGMFAAIFFFHEHISVYRWCGVGFIMLGCCLIVK, from the coding sequence ATGTGGAGAATAATACCTTTATCAATAATACAGAGCATTCTGCTTTCGGGTGGACAAGTTCTTCTCAAGTTTGCCTTGGCAAAGATGGGACACTTCGGATGGAACTGGAACTTCTTTATACGTTTGCTTACCAACTGGGAGTTCTTAGGCTGTGGAATACTTTACGGGGGAGCGTCCTTATTATGGATGTATATCCTTAAGCACTTCCCATTCAGTATGGCATATCCTATGATAAGTTTAAGTTATGTATTTGGAATGTTTGCAGCCATATTCTTCTTTCATGAGCATATATCTGTCTATAGATGGTGCGGAGTGGGATTCATAATGTTAGGTTGTTGTTTAATAGTAAAATAA
- a CDS encoding phenylacetate--CoA ligase family protein: protein MENDIEFKSAEEIKEYQEHLLHQALVYLNGHSRYYQRMFCKYDINIDKISNIEDLVKIPFTEKKDLQLFNEDFLCCPKDKIIDYITTSGTLGDPVTFGCTEKDLQRLAYNEMKSFECAGLHPGNILQLMTTLDKRFMAGLAYFLGIRKLGAGIIRVGNGIPELQWDTIKRIKPDTIMCVPSFILRLIQYAEEHDIDYKNSSVKRIIGIGEGLREQDLSLNLLGKRIKEKWDVHLFATYSSTEMGATFSECEYGKGGHVHPELIIVEIIGDDDLPVADGEIGEIVVTTLGVEGMPLLRFRTGDMAAKLVDRCDCGRNSYRLTPLVGRKNNMIKLKGTTLYPPAINDVLDNTPYVENYIIMVRYSDAGTDDVIVKIGLKANDNHEESDIIKDLKDRFRSRLRVTPKIEVLPVENIHKMNFPAKSRKPIKFVDQRKK from the coding sequence ATGGAAAATGATATTGAATTCAAGTCAGCCGAAGAGATAAAGGAGTATCAGGAACACTTGTTACACCAAGCTCTCGTGTACCTTAACGGGCATTCCCGTTATTATCAGCGGATGTTCTGTAAATATGATATAAACATAGATAAGATAAGTAATATAGAGGATCTCGTAAAGATACCATTCACAGAGAAGAAAGATCTGCAGCTGTTTAATGAAGACTTTCTCTGCTGTCCCAAAGATAAGATCATCGATTATATCACCACCTCCGGAACCCTTGGCGACCCTGTCACCTTCGGTTGTACCGAGAAAGACCTGCAGCGTCTGGCCTATAATGAGATGAAATCGTTTGAGTGTGCCGGATTGCATCCCGGCAATATCCTGCAACTCATGACCACCCTTGACAAGCGGTTTATGGCCGGTCTGGCTTACTTCCTTGGCATTAGAAAGCTTGGGGCGGGCATCATCCGTGTAGGCAATGGTATACCCGAACTGCAATGGGATACTATAAAGAGGATAAAACCTGATACTATAATGTGCGTGCCGTCATTCATCCTGCGACTCATCCAATATGCCGAGGAGCACGACATCGACTATAAGAACAGTAGTGTGAAACGCATCATCGGTATTGGCGAGGGATTGCGCGAACAAGACCTCAGTCTTAATCTGTTGGGCAAACGTATAAAAGAGAAGTGGGACGTACACCTCTTTGCCACATATTCATCTACTGAGATGGGCGCCACCTTCTCAGAGTGCGAGTACGGCAAGGGCGGCCATGTGCATCCAGAACTTATAATCGTAGAGATAATCGGTGATGATGATTTGCCGGTAGCCGACGGTGAGATAGGCGAGATCGTAGTTACCACCCTCGGTGTAGAAGGTATGCCTCTATTAAGATTCCGCACAGGAGATATGGCTGCCAAACTTGTAGACCGGTGCGACTGTGGGCGCAACTCTTATCGCCTTACACCGTTGGTAGGTCGTAAAAACAATATGATAAAATTAAAAGGTACCACCCTCTATCCCCCTGCGATAAATGATGTGCTCGACAATACCCCATATGTAGAAAATTACATTATCATGGTGCGTTACAGCGATGCCGGAACCGACGATGTGATAGTAAAGATCGGACTGAAAGCAAACGATAACCACGAAGAGTCGGATATAATAAAAGACCTGAAAGACAGGTTCCGCTCCCGTTTGAGAGTGACGCCTAAGATAGAGGTGCTCCCAGTAGAAAACATCCATAAGATGAATTTTCCCGCCAAGAGCCGCAAACCTATAAAGTTTGTTGATCAAAGAAAAAAATAA
- a CDS encoding 1-acyl-sn-glycerol-3-phosphate acyltransferase, producing MIRLFLSIYSYFAKHRRLLIVLFIVSLLASSFLALNLHYEENIADFLPQNKQVEKYESVYNNLGSQNKIVVIFSKDRNTDVNGMTRAMDAFGTLWHKVDKQHVVKDMQVSIDDSQIIGVSDFIGDNYPYFMTEEDYSRIDSLLKDHTYISRQLDSDKRLLMLPTAGILTRNLSKDPLHLFTPIYSRLQTLKVSDNYQVNGGYILNKTGDKGFVFFSSPYGISESKMNQTIADKLDDVISRLKVSYPEIHVSAVGAPLIAVTNASQIKKDSILSITLAVVLIFAVLIYSFRRIDDLLWIGASLLFGWMFAMGGIAIFRDRISIIVIGISSVIIGIAVNYPLHFLDHIKHENNRKTALREMVPPLLIGNITTVGAFLCLVFLDADAMRDLGLFGSLVLIGTILFVLIFLPVLVSPRKPTTNHFEFNIDKLHFKNKLSRKWIFLIFAVLTIIFAYFSLDTSFDSDMQHINYMTDQQRDDIKTLQSSIADHDSLTTMYAVAEGSNINEALKNNELMINKMHSDLSKVKYKVSGINNFLPSASLQRQRIEKWNKFWKSHQDVMRVFDEEYTKKGFSDNAFDNYKNNFKKQYQVHDASYFNPLTLVVGSNFVQQCDGATRIVNYVKVPKHHAGQLRTVVNTGHTFVFDTSDISSQLVTILSNNFNYIGFVCGFIVFFFLWISFGRFELSLLSFLPLAVGWLWILGIMDLSGLQFNIVNIILATFIFGQGDDYTIFITEGLMYEYAYGKKTLASYKNSVALSAVIMFIGMGTLILSKHPAMRSLAEVSVVGMITVVAMAYYLPPMVFRWLTMSEGKKRDVPITIKRLAYSLFSLLFFIFGTFVFMLPFTFFYFLIGKKTDKKVLRYHRFLQSISKFIIYRVPGVHFSYNNSVEEHFDNPAVIISNHQSHLDLMCIMMLTPKLVILTKDWVWENPFYGKIIQHAEFYPVSDGIEQNEERLRSLASRGYSIVVFPEGTRSADCKIQRFHQGAFYLAQKFHLDIIPIYLHGVGHVLPKKDFMLREGSIHMEIGQRINLQPQTNAPVDILRITRDIHRMYVNHYDSLCERIENYKYFLPYVRYKYMYKGHDVERNCKSVLSRIFRTDTIEYHVMDNGDVVIDNCGQGETALLYALAHNDEEVYAYLGDEDHYKLASHCSCIPSNLHFRMHE from the coding sequence ATGATAAGGTTATTTTTGTCTATATACAGTTATTTTGCTAAGCATAGAAGACTCTTGATAGTACTATTTATCGTCAGTCTCCTTGCATCATCATTTTTGGCCCTAAACCTGCATTATGAAGAGAATATCGCAGATTTTCTTCCACAAAATAAGCAGGTAGAGAAGTATGAGTCTGTCTATAATAACCTTGGCAGTCAGAATAAGATAGTCGTGATATTCTCGAAGGACCGCAATACAGACGTAAATGGAATGACTCGGGCCATGGATGCCTTCGGTACATTGTGGCATAAAGTGGATAAGCAGCATGTGGTAAAAGATATGCAGGTCAGTATTGATGACTCTCAGATCATCGGCGTTTCAGATTTTATCGGTGATAATTACCCTTATTTCATGACCGAAGAAGACTATTCAAGGATAGACTCTCTATTGAAAGACCATACCTACATATCCCGACAACTGGATTCGGACAAGCGTCTACTTATGCTTCCTACAGCAGGAATATTGACACGCAACCTGTCTAAAGATCCGTTGCATCTCTTTACACCTATATACTCACGACTTCAAACTTTAAAAGTAAGTGACAATTATCAGGTTAACGGTGGTTATATTCTGAATAAGACAGGTGATAAAGGTTTCGTATTCTTCTCATCGCCTTATGGCATCAGTGAGTCAAAGATGAACCAGACTATCGCAGATAAGTTGGATGATGTAATCAGTCGACTGAAAGTCTCTTATCCTGAGATACATGTATCTGCTGTTGGGGCGCCACTGATAGCTGTAACAAACGCCTCGCAGATAAAGAAAGACAGCATCCTTTCCATCACATTAGCCGTAGTACTGATATTTGCAGTACTTATATATTCATTCAGGCGTATAGACGATCTGTTGTGGATCGGAGCATCACTACTATTCGGTTGGATGTTCGCCATGGGAGGCATTGCAATATTCAGAGACAGAATATCCATAATAGTGATAGGGATAAGTTCGGTAATCATAGGTATTGCCGTCAACTATCCGTTGCATTTTCTAGACCATATCAAGCACGAAAATAATCGGAAGACGGCACTTCGAGAGATGGTACCTCCATTGCTCATCGGCAACATAACCACCGTAGGTGCATTCTTATGTCTAGTATTCCTCGATGCAGATGCCATGCGTGATTTAGGCCTGTTCGGTTCACTGGTACTAATAGGTACGATACTCTTCGTATTGATATTCTTACCTGTACTCGTATCACCGCGTAAGCCCACTACCAACCATTTTGAGTTTAATATAGATAAGCTTCATTTCAAAAACAAGCTAAGCAGAAAGTGGATATTCTTGATATTCGCAGTCTTAACCATCATATTTGCCTATTTCAGTCTAGACACATCTTTCGACTCGGATATGCAGCACATCAACTATATGACAGATCAGCAACGTGATGACATCAAAACCTTGCAGTCTAGTATAGCCGATCACGACTCACTTACCACGATGTATGCTGTAGCCGAAGGTAGCAATATCAATGAGGCTCTCAAAAACAACGAGTTGATGATAAATAAGATGCATTCAGACTTATCCAAAGTCAAATATAAGGTAAGCGGTATAAATAACTTTTTGCCGTCAGCGTCATTGCAGAGACAAAGAATAGAGAAGTGGAACAAGTTCTGGAAATCTCATCAGGATGTAATGCGAGTGTTTGATGAGGAGTATACCAAAAAGGGATTTTCTGATAATGCGTTCGATAACTATAAGAATAACTTTAAAAAGCAGTATCAGGTGCATGATGCGTCTTACTTCAATCCACTTACCCTTGTAGTAGGCAGTAATTTCGTTCAACAGTGTGATGGTGCCACCCGTATTGTCAATTATGTTAAAGTACCAAAGCATCATGCCGGTCAGTTACGTACCGTCGTTAATACCGGTCATACTTTCGTGTTTGATACAAGTGATATAAGCAGTCAACTGGTCACAATACTATCCAATAATTTCAATTATATCGGTTTTGTATGCGGGTTCATTGTCTTCTTCTTCCTGTGGATATCCTTCGGCAGATTCGAACTCAGTTTATTGTCTTTCCTGCCCTTGGCTGTTGGTTGGTTGTGGATACTCGGGATAATGGACCTAAGCGGTCTGCAATTCAATATCGTAAACATCATATTGGCAACATTCATATTCGGTCAGGGTGATGACTACACCATATTCATAACCGAGGGACTCATGTACGAGTATGCCTATGGTAAGAAGACACTTGCATCATACAAGAATAGCGTAGCCTTGTCGGCCGTCATTATGTTTATCGGTATGGGAACCCTCATTTTGTCTAAGCATCCAGCCATGCGCTCCTTGGCCGAAGTTTCCGTAGTAGGAATGATCACCGTTGTAGCTATGGCCTATTACCTTCCACCTATGGTATTCAGATGGCTTACCATGTCAGAAGGCAAGAAACGCGATGTACCTATCACGATCAAGAGATTGGCATATTCGTTGTTCTCACTTCTTTTCTTTATCTTTGGCACCTTCGTGTTTATGCTGCCGTTCACCTTCTTTTACTTCCTGATAGGGAAAAAAACCGATAAGAAGGTCTTAAGGTATCATCGATTCCTTCAGAGCATATCCAAGTTTATCATATACAGAGTGCCCGGTGTGCATTTCTCTTATAACAACAGTGTAGAAGAGCATTTTGACAATCCTGCTGTGATTATAAGCAACCATCAGTCGCATCTTGACCTGATGTGTATAATGATGCTTACACCAAAACTTGTCATACTTACCAAAGATTGGGTATGGGAAAATCCCTTCTATGGCAAAATCATACAGCATGCCGAGTTCTATCCGGTTTCAGACGGAATAGAACAGAACGAAGAGCGCCTTCGTTCACTTGCATCAAGAGGATATTCAATAGTGGTATTCCCCGAAGGTACACGTTCGGCCGATTGTAAAATACAAAGATTTCATCAGGGAGCATTCTATCTGGCGCAGAAGTTTCACCTTGATATCATACCAATATACCTGCATGGAGTGGGGCATGTTCTGCCCAAGAAGGACTTCATGTTGCGCGAGGGTAGCATCCATATGGAGATAGGACAGCGTATAAATCTACAACCGCAGACTAATGCCCCTGTAGATATCCTTCGTATCACCCGTGATATACATCGTATGTATGTAAATCACTACGACAGTTTATGTGAAAGAATTGAAAACTACAAATATTTTCTGCCTTATGTGCGTTATAAGTATATGTACAAAGGCCATGATGTAGAAAGAAACTGCAAGTCGGTTTTAAGCAGAATCTTCCGAACAGATACTATCGAGTATCATGTTATGGATAATGGCGATGTCGTAATAGACAACTGCGGTCAGGGCGAAACAGCTCTGTTGTATGCACTAGCCCATAATGATGAGGAAGTATATGCTTACTTGGGCGATGAAGACCATTATAAGTTGGCATCCCACTGTAGTTGTATACCATCCAATCTACACTTTAGAATGCATGAGTAA
- a CDS encoding outer membrane lipoprotein carrier protein LolA, whose translation MRFKLLILSLLTVMSCSAQGRQVQGVARDNMINAIGRTASSIRSLECDFTQTKHLQMLNDNMVSRGQMYYKQGGKLRWEYLSPYNYIFVMNGNKVMLKSNKRKDIIDVRSSKLFNEIAGIMMNSITGQCLSDYHNFAVIMYDNGDEWTAVLFPRKKDIRQMFQKIVLTFSQRRAMVTDVQMIEKSGDTTYIKLKNVKSNTPVNEKVFDVD comes from the coding sequence ATGAGGTTTAAATTATTAATATTATCATTGTTGACAGTAATGTCATGTAGTGCTCAAGGTCGTCAGGTACAAGGCGTAGCCAGAGATAACATGATAAATGCGATAGGTCGTACGGCCAGTTCAATAAGATCACTAGAATGTGATTTTACGCAGACCAAACATTTGCAGATGCTTAATGACAACATGGTATCCAGAGGACAGATGTATTACAAGCAGGGCGGCAAATTGAGATGGGAATATCTATCACCATACAATTATATCTTTGTTATGAATGGTAATAAGGTGATGCTTAAATCCAATAAGCGTAAGGATATTATTGATGTAAGGTCTAGCAAACTGTTTAACGAGATAGCTGGTATAATGATGAACAGTATTACCGGTCAGTGTCTTTCTGATTATCATAATTTTGCAGTCATAATGTATGATAATGGAGATGAATGGACAGCCGTACTGTTTCCAAGAAAGAAAGATATACGACAGATGTTCCAAAAGATTGTACTTACATTCAGTCAACGAAGAGCTATGGTTACAGATGTCCAGATGATAGAGAAAAGTGGTGATACCACATATATAAAATTGAAGAATGTAAAATCAAATACACCGGTAAATGAGAAAGTTTTTGACGTTGATTAG
- a CDS encoding phytoene desaturase family protein, which translates to MSKRIVIIGSGLGGLTCGVILAKNGYDVTVLEQARQIGGCLQCFYRNKVKFETGMHFIGSADPGQTLYRMLRYLDIDKDIQLGRLDTSGYDIISLAGERFRFANGREAFIQQMTSYFPKEHDNIVKYFDLIQKVSGASSLHTLDYAETDMVINTEYQRRSINEVLDSLFSDPLIKKVLVGNLPLYAAEKDKTPFAQHAFIMDFYNQSAFRVVGGSDIIAKSLAANIRRYGGQVQVNRKVTSILCDDVKATGVEVECDEFIPADIVISDVHPARTLEMLDTKIIRSAYRERIKAIPNTVSTFSLFLHFKEGAMPYMNSNFYGYSGDSPWGCENYDLSSWPKGYLYMHFCHKANPQYAESGIILSYMKMADTDKWIGTKVGRRGEDYELFKKIKAERLLDAVEKDFPGIRDCISSYKTASPLTYLDYTGTQEGSMYGVVKDINQGPAYRVSHKTKVPNLLLTGQNVNSHGMLGVLVGTVVTCSEILTAERVYKQIIQSGIDALI; encoded by the coding sequence ATGAGCAAACGAATAGTAATCATAGGCAGTGGATTAGGAGGATTAACTTGTGGAGTTATTCTTGCTAAGAACGGCTATGATGTTACTGTTCTTGAGCAAGCCCGACAGATAGGAGGCTGTCTGCAGTGCTTCTATCGCAATAAGGTGAAGTTTGAGACAGGCATGCATTTTATAGGCAGTGCCGACCCCGGACAGACACTCTATCGTATGCTGAGGTATCTTGATATTGACAAAGATATACAACTGGGCAGGTTGGATACTTCTGGATATGATATTATTTCGCTTGCAGGCGAGAGGTTCAGATTTGCCAATGGCAGAGAAGCCTTTATACAGCAGATGACCTCTTATTTCCCTAAAGAGCACGACAATATCGTAAAGTATTTCGACCTGATACAGAAAGTGTCCGGCGCTTCATCATTGCATACGCTTGACTATGCTGAGACTGATATGGTAATAAATACCGAGTATCAGCGTCGTAGTATTAATGAAGTGCTTGACAGTCTTTTCTCTGACCCCTTGATCAAGAAGGTACTTGTGGGCAATCTCCCCTTGTATGCCGCCGAGAAGGATAAAACCCCTTTCGCGCAACACGCCTTTATAATGGATTTTTACAACCAGAGTGCTTTCCGTGTAGTCGGAGGCAGTGATATAATAGCCAAATCTTTGGCCGCCAATATCCGGAGATACGGTGGGCAAGTGCAGGTAAACCGTAAAGTTACGAGTATTCTGTGTGATGACGTCAAAGCTACAGGTGTAGAGGTAGAATGTGATGAGTTTATCCCGGCAGATATTGTCATATCAGATGTACATCCCGCACGCACGCTTGAGATGCTTGATACTAAAATCATCCGTTCGGCATATCGCGAACGTATCAAGGCTATCCCCAATACAGTCTCCACATTCTCATTGTTCCTACATTTTAAGGAAGGCGCAATGCCATATATGAATTCTAACTTCTATGGATATAGCGGAGACAGTCCTTGGGGATGCGAAAATTATGATCTTAGCAGTTGGCCGAAAGGTTATCTTTATATGCATTTCTGCCATAAGGCCAACCCTCAATATGCGGAGAGCGGCATCATTCTGTCGTATATGAAGATGGCAGACACCGATAAGTGGATAGGCACAAAAGTAGGTCGGCGTGGTGAAGACTATGAATTGTTCAAGAAGATAAAAGCTGAACGCCTTTTGGATGCCGTAGAGAAAGATTTCCCGGGTATAAGGGATTGCATCTCAAGTTACAAAACTGCGTCGCCCCTCACATACCTTGACTATACAGGCACGCAAGAGGGTTCGATGTATGGCGTAGTCAAAGACATAAACCAAGGTCCGGCTTACCGTGTATCGCACAAGACCAAGGTTCCCAACCTTCTGCTTACAGGTCAGAATGTAAACTCGCATGGCATGCTCGGTGTACTGGTAGGCACAGTAGTGACGTGTTCAGAGATACTTACCGCAGAACGTGTATACAAACAGATAATACAATCAGGTATAGATGCATTGATATAA